The Neorhodopirellula lusitana genome includes a window with the following:
- the leuC gene encoding 3-isopropylmalate dehydratase large subunit, whose product MPDSSTAPTPVGSQTPASGKQTLLDKIWDQHVVHAPEGEAAIVYIDLHLVHEVTSPQAFEGLRINNRPVRRPERTIATPDHNVPTSDRSLPIADPIAKTQIDTLRNNCKEFGVRLFDIDDVRQGIVHVIGPENGYTQPGMTIVCGDSHTATHGAFGSLAFGIGTSEVEHVLATQTLLQFKPKTFELRVDGELPRGVTAKDMILYLIGEIGTAGGTGYVLEFTGDCVRALTMEERMTVCNMSIEAGARAGMIAPDQTTFDYLRGRPEVPTDFDAAVEQWKKLPTDEGATYDRSNVYQGSDIRPQVTWGTNPGQVCSVDSTVPDPASMSDANDQKTIALALQYMDLKAGTPITDIEINRVFIGSCTNARIEDLRAAAAVIKGHQCSDKVNAMIVPGSGQVKTQAEKEGLDKIFTDAGFDWREAGCSMCLAMNPDKLAPGERCASTSNRNFEGRQGKGGRTHLVSPAMAAAAAIKGHFVDIRDWDYR is encoded by the coding sequence ATGCCCGACTCATCCACGGCCCCCACACCCGTCGGCTCCCAAACTCCCGCCTCCGGCAAACAAACCCTGCTGGACAAAATCTGGGACCAACACGTCGTCCACGCACCAGAAGGCGAAGCGGCGATCGTCTACATTGACCTGCACCTAGTGCATGAAGTCACCTCGCCCCAGGCGTTCGAAGGACTGCGGATCAACAACCGCCCCGTTCGCCGCCCCGAGCGAACCATCGCGACGCCCGATCACAACGTGCCGACTTCCGACCGAAGCCTGCCGATCGCGGACCCCATCGCGAAGACTCAAATCGACACACTCCGCAACAATTGCAAAGAGTTTGGCGTTCGTTTGTTTGACATCGACGACGTCCGCCAAGGGATCGTCCACGTCATCGGCCCTGAAAACGGCTACACCCAACCCGGCATGACCATCGTTTGCGGTGACTCGCATACCGCAACCCACGGTGCTTTCGGCTCCCTCGCGTTTGGTATCGGTACCAGCGAAGTCGAACACGTTTTGGCCACGCAAACGCTGCTGCAGTTCAAACCGAAGACGTTTGAACTTCGCGTCGACGGCGAACTGCCACGTGGCGTGACCGCCAAAGACATGATCCTGTATCTGATCGGCGAGATCGGAACTGCGGGCGGTACCGGCTACGTTCTGGAGTTCACCGGTGACTGCGTTCGCGCGTTGACGATGGAAGAACGAATGACGGTTTGCAACATGTCGATTGAAGCCGGTGCGCGTGCCGGCATGATCGCACCGGACCAAACCACGTTTGACTACCTTCGCGGACGTCCCGAAGTGCCAACGGACTTCGACGCTGCAGTCGAGCAGTGGAAGAAATTGCCCACCGACGAAGGCGCGACTTACGACCGTAGCAACGTGTACCAAGGCAGCGACATTCGCCCACAAGTGACCTGGGGAACCAACCCAGGCCAAGTGTGCAGCGTCGACTCAACCGTGCCTGATCCAGCTTCCATGAGCGATGCCAACGATCAAAAAACCATCGCTTTGGCGCTCCAGTACATGGACCTGAAAGCAGGCACGCCGATCACTGACATCGAAATTAATCGTGTCTTCATCGGCTCGTGCACCAACGCACGCATCGAAGATTTACGAGCCGCCGCCGCAGTCATCAAAGGCCATCAATGCAGTGACAAGGTCAACGCGATGATCGTGCCTGGTAGCGGTCAAGTCAAAACACAGGCCGAAAAAGAAGGCTTGGACAAGATCTTCACCGATGCAGGTTTCGACTGGCGAGAAGCCGGCTGCAGCATGTGCCTGGCAATGAACCCTGACAAACTGGCACCCGGCGAACGTTGTGCCAGCACAAGCAACCGGAACTTCGAAGGACGTCAAGGCAAGGGCGGGCGAACGCACTTGGTCAGCCCCGCGATGGCCGCCGCTGCCGCAATCAAAGGCCACTTCGTCGACATCCGCGACTGGGACTATCGCTAA
- the glmS gene encoding glutamine--fructose-6-phosphate transaminase (isomerizing): protein MCGIVGYVGAEDAADFLVDGLRRLEYRGYDSAGVAIFGEQGIAVTRSVGRIQALADRLGTPPPGTLGLGHTRWATHGPATEENAHPHLGGDGEVVLVHNGVIENYQVLKDGLIEKGYEFKSLTDSEVIAHLVAEGLKNTPDIDGQPHARYVTAVQWAIAQLRGTYGLAIVFRDKPGFMIAARFGSPLVIGVGRGEYFVASDASPIAGRTDRIVYMADHQLAVLTADGFSVLHRDSGKVRVNIQPLEADSGEVSMNGYDHYMLKEIYEQPDALRNAMRGRLNDQDATAVFGGLNLTPQQLRSVERIILTGCGTSWHSALVGEYLIEELSRIPVNVEYASELRYRNPPIENNTLVFGITQSGETADTLAALNETKRKGHRALAICNVVGSSIAQASDGGVYLHAGPEIGVASTKAFTSQCCILAMLALYFGRMRHMSFETGGRIIEDLRRLPSAVEQALTCDAEVRKVAEKYESATNVLYLGRRYNFPTALEGALKLKEISYIHAEGYPAAEMKHGPIALVDKITPSIFIMPRGTTYDKVLANMEEVKARGGPVIAIASSDDTEIRKIADDVIMIPEVPEFLQPIVSVIPLQLLSYHIAVLRGCDVDKPRNLAKSVTVE from the coding sequence ATGTGTGGAATTGTTGGTTACGTCGGTGCCGAAGACGCGGCAGATTTCCTGGTCGATGGCCTACGCCGGCTGGAATACCGAGGCTATGACAGCGCTGGGGTCGCGATCTTCGGCGAGCAAGGCATTGCGGTCACACGGTCGGTCGGGCGGATCCAGGCGTTGGCCGATCGACTCGGCACACCGCCACCGGGAACTCTGGGGCTGGGGCACACTCGATGGGCCACTCACGGGCCGGCAACCGAAGAAAACGCACACCCTCACCTAGGCGGCGACGGTGAAGTCGTGCTGGTCCACAACGGGGTCATCGAGAACTACCAAGTGCTCAAAGACGGCCTGATCGAAAAGGGCTACGAGTTCAAGTCGCTGACCGACAGCGAGGTCATCGCGCACCTGGTCGCCGAAGGCCTAAAAAACACGCCCGATATCGATGGACAACCGCACGCTCGCTATGTGACCGCCGTCCAGTGGGCAATCGCTCAATTACGCGGCACCTATGGGCTGGCAATTGTTTTTCGCGATAAACCTGGCTTCATGATCGCCGCCCGGTTCGGTAGCCCATTGGTCATCGGAGTGGGCCGAGGCGAGTACTTCGTGGCCTCCGACGCCTCACCGATCGCTGGCCGAACCGACCGCATCGTCTATATGGCGGACCATCAATTGGCCGTCCTGACCGCTGACGGCTTTTCGGTGCTGCACCGCGACAGCGGCAAGGTCCGCGTCAATATCCAGCCGCTCGAAGCCGATTCGGGCGAAGTCAGCATGAATGGCTACGACCACTACATGCTGAAGGAAATCTACGAACAGCCCGACGCCCTTCGCAATGCGATGCGAGGTCGCTTGAACGACCAGGACGCAACGGCAGTTTTCGGCGGCCTGAACCTCACGCCTCAACAACTTCGTAGCGTCGAACGCATCATCCTGACCGGCTGCGGTACCAGTTGGCACTCGGCGTTGGTCGGCGAGTATTTGATTGAGGAACTGTCTCGGATTCCCGTCAATGTGGAATACGCCAGCGAGCTGCGATATCGCAATCCGCCGATCGAAAACAACACGCTGGTCTTCGGCATCACGCAAAGTGGTGAAACCGCTGACACGTTGGCCGCGCTGAATGAAACGAAGCGAAAAGGACACCGGGCGCTGGCGATTTGCAATGTCGTGGGCAGCTCCATTGCTCAGGCGTCTGACGGCGGCGTGTACCTGCACGCCGGCCCCGAAATCGGCGTCGCTAGCACGAAAGCATTCACCAGCCAGTGCTGCATTTTGGCCATGTTAGCGTTGTACTTCGGTCGCATGCGGCACATGAGCTTCGAAACAGGTGGCCGCATCATCGAAGACCTGCGTCGACTTCCGTCCGCCGTCGAACAGGCACTGACCTGTGATGCCGAGGTCCGCAAAGTCGCCGAGAAGTACGAAAGTGCCACGAACGTCCTGTATCTTGGCCGCCGGTACAACTTCCCGACCGCACTGGAAGGGGCACTGAAACTGAAAGAAATCAGCTACATCCATGCCGAGGGCTACCCAGCGGCCGAAATGAAGCACGGCCCGATCGCCCTGGTCGACAAGATCACGCCCAGCATCTTCATCATGCCTCGAGGCACGACCTACGATAAAGTGCTGGCAAACATGGAAGAAGTCAAAGCCCGCGGAGGCCCCGTTATTGCGATCGCCAGCAGCGATGACACTGAAATTCGAAAAATCGCTGACGATGTCATCATGATTCCCGAAGTTCCGGAGTTCCTACAGCCGATTGTATCAGTTATTCCGTTGCAATTGCTGTCGTACCATATTGCGGTTTTGCGGGGTTGTGATGTTGACAAACCACGCAATTTAGCGAAGAGCGTGACGGTTGAGTAA
- a CDS encoding RNA polymerase sigma factor — MNFSPSTLAPEKPNNVTSNVSAKAQAAQTSAGIGSQTGPIESPEITDEQLIARYRESADRAIYETLMRRYEREIYAYLRRYMGNAEMAEDAFQGTFLQVHLKCHQFDPARRFRPWLYAIATNQAIDVQRRNKRHKMVSLDRPAGGQDDDRGGSWSEKLVGAGADPLIEASREENGRWVHEAVETLGEPMQQVVELVYYRGLKYREAADVLGIPVGTVKSRLHAAVHRLTGLWDDSHEGVQE; from the coding sequence ATGAACTTTTCACCGAGCACACTCGCTCCCGAAAAGCCGAACAACGTCACGTCAAACGTTTCTGCGAAAGCACAAGCCGCTCAAACGTCCGCGGGCATCGGCTCACAGACAGGCCCTATCGAGAGTCCTGAAATTACAGACGAACAGCTAATCGCGAGATATCGCGAAAGTGCTGATCGTGCAATTTATGAAACGCTTATGCGGCGTTACGAGCGTGAGATCTACGCGTATCTTCGCCGCTACATGGGTAACGCCGAGATGGCCGAGGATGCGTTCCAAGGAACGTTCCTTCAGGTTCACTTGAAGTGTCACCAATTTGATCCAGCTCGACGGTTCCGACCTTGGCTTTATGCCATCGCAACGAATCAAGCGATCGATGTTCAGCGTCGCAACAAGCGTCACAAGATGGTCAGCTTGGATCGACCCGCCGGTGGGCAGGACGACGATCGTGGCGGCAGCTGGTCCGAGAAACTGGTTGGTGCCGGAGCTGACCCGTTGATTGAAGCTTCCCGCGAAGAAAACGGTCGCTGGGTTCATGAAGCGGTAGAGACGCTTGGCGAACCGATGCAGCAGGTCGTCGAGCTGGTCTATTATCGCGGACTCAAATACCGAGAGGCAGCTGACGTTCTTGGCATCCCGGTTGGTACGGTCAAAAGTCGGCTGCACGCGGCCGTCCATCGCCTGACTGGCTTATGGGATGATTCCCACGAGGGTGTCCAAGAGTAG
- a CDS encoding pyruvate carboxylase has translation MSQAAIATGNVRPIRKLLVANRSEIATRVFRSATELGIKTVAIYSHEDRYALHRFKADEAYQIGEPGEPIRSYLNIEAIVEICKVHGVDAVHPGYGFLSENPDFAKALEEAGILFVGPSEQSLRDLGDKTSARHLAQVAGVPVLGGTSQAVSSLHDAENAAEDLGYPIMLKAAKGGGGRGMRVVMSADELASSLEAAQREAKTAFGSDEVFLEKFVQRARHLEVQLLGDRHGNLVHLYERDCSVQRRHQKVVELAPAPNLSAEMRADICEAALKIGRAVGQQESGGSKGYENAGTVEFLLDVDDNRFYFIEVNPRIQVEHTVTEEVTGIDIVRNQILVAQGHPLDSDIVNLKSQDDIRTSGYAMQCRVTTEDPASDFRPDYGRISHYRSAAGLGIRLDAGSAYSGAVVNPFYDSMLVKVTARAPTLASAASRMDRVLQEFRVRGVKTNIPFLLKLVNHPTFLAGEATTRLIDTTPELFRLARRRDRATKLLTYLGETIVNGNSLVAGRPVATRTTPAPVPTFKPAEKPPRGTADIFREEGVEGLIKWIGQQKGLLITDTTMRDAHQSLLATRVRTHDMLQVAPAYAHLAPQLFSLEMWGGATFDTSMRFLRESPWQRLADLRATVPNILTQMLLRASNAVGYTNYPDNVVRLFVREAVQAGMDIFRVFDALNWEENMRVAMDAVLAEGGICEASICYTGDLQNPGRTKYDLKYYVDLAKKLEAGGAHLLAIKDMAGLLKPQAAITLMRALREEVGLPIHLHTHDTAGIQASTILAAAGEGLQIADAALAPLSGGTSQVNLNTLVEALRFTDRESSLDGDTLTRLATYWQAAREFYLPFESYVLPATGDLYEHEMPGGQYTNLFQQARALGLSDRWAGVCRAYAEVNELFGDIVKVTPTSKAVGDMALFLVANEMSAKDVLTSDKQLAFPASVLDLIGGRMGQPPGGFPAKVSEVILGGEEPLLVRPGSTMPAADIEAAKTKAAEMTKEQPSDRDAVTYLLYPKVFEEFCAHREKYGNVDALPTPNFLYGQEPGDEIAVDIEPGKRLIVKFLAVGQPYPNGARTVFFELNGQPREVEVIDRSLDVDVKAAMKADPSDPTHVSASMPGMVITVAAAEGEKVKAGQKLLVLEAMKMETTINAPADGTLTKVYTPPGTQVEAGDLLAIVE, from the coding sequence ATGTCACAAGCCGCCATCGCTACCGGTAATGTTCGTCCAATTCGCAAGCTTTTGGTCGCCAACCGAAGTGAGATCGCCACGCGAGTCTTTCGTTCCGCGACTGAGTTAGGAATCAAGACGGTTGCGATTTATTCGCATGAAGATCGGTACGCTTTGCACCGGTTCAAAGCCGATGAGGCCTACCAGATTGGCGAACCCGGTGAGCCGATTCGTTCTTACTTGAACATCGAAGCGATTGTTGAAATCTGCAAGGTGCACGGCGTCGATGCGGTGCACCCTGGGTATGGGTTCCTTTCCGAGAATCCGGACTTCGCCAAGGCACTCGAAGAAGCCGGGATTCTGTTCGTTGGGCCAAGCGAGCAATCGCTGCGAGATCTTGGCGATAAGACGAGTGCACGTCACCTGGCACAGGTGGCTGGGGTACCCGTGTTGGGTGGCACCTCGCAAGCGGTCTCCTCGCTTCACGATGCCGAAAATGCTGCCGAGGACCTTGGCTATCCGATCATGTTGAAAGCGGCCAAGGGCGGTGGTGGTCGTGGCATGCGTGTCGTGATGTCCGCTGATGAATTGGCGTCATCCTTGGAAGCTGCCCAGCGAGAAGCGAAGACGGCTTTCGGTAGCGATGAAGTCTTCTTGGAAAAGTTTGTTCAACGGGCCCGCCACCTTGAAGTGCAGTTGTTAGGAGACCGTCACGGAAACCTTGTCCATCTTTACGAGAGAGATTGCAGTGTCCAACGCCGCCACCAAAAAGTGGTGGAACTGGCACCGGCACCCAACCTATCGGCGGAGATGCGAGCGGACATTTGTGAGGCGGCGCTTAAGATCGGTAGAGCCGTTGGTCAGCAAGAAAGCGGCGGATCGAAGGGATACGAGAACGCGGGGACGGTCGAGTTCTTGTTGGATGTGGATGACAATCGTTTCTACTTCATCGAAGTGAATCCGCGAATTCAGGTCGAGCACACGGTGACCGAGGAAGTCACGGGGATCGACATTGTCCGTAACCAAATTCTGGTTGCCCAAGGCCATCCACTTGATAGCGACATTGTTAATTTGAAGTCGCAAGATGACATTCGTACCAGCGGCTATGCGATGCAGTGCCGTGTCACGACGGAGGACCCAGCGTCGGACTTCCGGCCCGACTATGGGCGAATCAGCCACTACCGCAGTGCAGCCGGTTTGGGGATTCGGCTTGACGCCGGTAGTGCGTATAGCGGGGCGGTCGTGAATCCGTTTTATGATTCGATGTTGGTGAAAGTCACCGCGCGAGCTCCAACCCTTGCGTCGGCTGCGTCACGGATGGATCGCGTGTTGCAAGAGTTTCGCGTACGGGGCGTGAAAACCAACATCCCGTTCTTGTTGAAACTCGTGAACCATCCAACGTTCTTGGCTGGCGAAGCCACGACCCGGTTGATTGACACGACGCCGGAGCTGTTCCGTTTGGCGCGACGACGTGACCGTGCGACGAAGCTGTTGACTTACTTGGGCGAGACCATTGTCAACGGGAATTCACTGGTGGCGGGACGGCCGGTTGCGACTCGCACCACACCGGCTCCTGTGCCAACGTTCAAGCCTGCTGAAAAACCTCCACGTGGAACTGCGGATATCTTTCGCGAAGAGGGCGTGGAGGGATTAATCAAATGGATCGGTCAGCAGAAAGGCTTGCTGATCACCGATACCACGATGCGAGATGCTCATCAGTCGTTGTTGGCGACGCGAGTGCGAACGCATGACATGTTGCAAGTCGCTCCGGCCTATGCTCATTTGGCACCTCAGTTGTTTTCATTGGAAATGTGGGGCGGTGCCACGTTCGATACTTCGATGCGATTCCTGCGTGAATCGCCTTGGCAGCGGTTGGCTGATTTGCGTGCGACGGTACCGAATATCCTGACCCAAATGTTGTTGCGGGCCAGCAATGCGGTGGGCTACACGAACTATCCCGACAACGTGGTGCGATTGTTCGTTCGCGAGGCGGTTCAGGCTGGGATGGATATCTTCCGCGTCTTTGACGCGTTGAACTGGGAAGAGAACATGCGAGTCGCGATGGACGCGGTTCTCGCCGAAGGCGGTATCTGTGAAGCCTCGATTTGCTACACCGGTGATCTGCAAAACCCCGGTCGAACGAAGTACGACTTGAAGTACTACGTTGATCTTGCGAAGAAGCTTGAAGCCGGTGGGGCCCACTTGCTGGCGATCAAAGACATGGCCGGTTTGTTGAAGCCGCAAGCAGCGATCACGTTGATGCGAGCGCTTCGAGAAGAGGTTGGATTGCCTATCCACTTGCACACGCATGATACCGCTGGCATCCAAGCTTCCACGATCTTAGCGGCTGCGGGTGAAGGACTTCAGATCGCGGATGCTGCGTTGGCACCGTTGTCCGGTGGTACAAGTCAAGTGAACCTGAACACGTTGGTGGAAGCACTTCGGTTCACCGACCGAGAATCATCGCTTGATGGTGACACGCTGACTCGGTTGGCGACCTATTGGCAAGCCGCTCGTGAGTTCTATCTTCCCTTCGAATCGTACGTGTTGCCTGCCACGGGCGACTTATACGAGCACGAGATGCCGGGCGGGCAATACACGAACTTGTTCCAGCAAGCCCGTGCACTGGGGCTTTCGGATCGTTGGGCGGGAGTGTGCCGGGCCTATGCGGAAGTCAATGAACTGTTCGGTGATATCGTGAAGGTCACGCCGACCAGCAAGGCGGTGGGGGACATGGCGTTGTTCTTAGTTGCTAACGAAATGTCAGCGAAGGACGTGCTGACCAGCGACAAGCAACTTGCCTTCCCCGCCAGTGTGCTGGATTTGATTGGTGGCCGGATGGGCCAGCCACCGGGTGGATTCCCTGCGAAGGTTTCTGAAGTCATCCTGGGTGGCGAAGAGCCATTGTTGGTTCGTCCCGGTTCAACGATGCCAGCGGCAGACATCGAAGCGGCGAAGACGAAAGCGGCGGAGATGACTAAGGAGCAGCCTAGTGATCGGGACGCGGTGACTTACTTGTTGTATCCCAAGGTGTTCGAAGAGTTTTGTGCTCACCGTGAAAAGTACGGGAATGTTGATGCCTTGCCGACGCCCAATTTCCTGTATGGGCAAGAGCCTGGTGACGAGATCGCGGTCGACATTGAACCCGGGAAGCGATTGATTGTGAAGTTCTTGGCCGTGGGACAGCCATATCCTAATGGCGCCCGTACGGTATTCTTTGAACTCAATGGCCAACCGCGGGAAGTCGAAGTGATTGACCGCTCGCTCGATGTCGACGTGAAAGCGGCGATGAAGGCGGACCCGAGTGACCCCACTCACGTGTCGGCGTCCATGCCGGGAATGGTGATTACGGTTGCCGCGGCGGAAGGCGAAAAGGTCAAAGCGGGCCAGAAACTGTTGGTTTTGGAAGCTATGAAAATGGAGACCACGATCAACGCACCAGCGGACGGCACTTTGACGAAAGTGTACACTCCGCCGGGGACTCAAGTCGAAGCAGGCGACTTGCTGGCGATTGTTGAATAG
- a CDS encoding sensor histidine kinase, protein MDTHQLTWQAFASALSDSIFMIREDASIFYANDFACESLGCTFEEMITKRVPDISPTYKATSWASAWERFRDHGSIRFESRHLHRDGREFPVMVSTTYYEDVFDFPFIVAHVKDISEPLANRQRLQLAIQSAKVGFWDMKTDENHIYVSPELCNQLGLPHDAEWTLQTWMDLLHPDDRQKAIDHAQSFMDGNEENYINWFRLRHANGSYRWIESRGCYVRDEYGELVRFMGTHLDVTAQKAVENELRRNLKETEVVKKSLQRSNDDLEQFAYVASHDLRAPLRGLKHLNDWIREDVADASVELPESISEHLRKMEDQVRRMDSLLSGLLEYSRVGRRQHMQREVSLMDILDDAVKMAGVPKGFRVIYPDHSPTWTTVREILQRIFQNLVDNAVKHHDQETGTIEIACVENDDEFVFSVIDDGPGIESKFRSRIFEIFQTLRKSKDQGATSGLGLTIVNKLLSNVGGSIEVLDAKPRGAEFRFVWPKQLELSEPVNPDKLPTT, encoded by the coding sequence ATGGACACACATCAGCTGACTTGGCAGGCTTTCGCGAGTGCGCTATCCGATTCGATCTTCATGATTCGCGAAGATGCCTCGATCTTCTACGCAAACGACTTTGCCTGTGAAAGTTTGGGGTGCACATTTGAAGAGATGATCACCAAACGGGTGCCCGATATCAGCCCAACCTACAAGGCAACCAGTTGGGCAAGTGCTTGGGAGCGTTTTCGCGATCATGGGTCAATTCGCTTTGAGTCGCGGCATTTGCACCGCGACGGGCGTGAATTTCCGGTGATGGTCAGTACGACCTATTACGAAGATGTATTTGACTTCCCGTTTATCGTTGCACACGTCAAAGACATTTCAGAACCGTTGGCCAATCGTCAGCGATTGCAGTTGGCGATCCAGTCCGCCAAGGTTGGCTTCTGGGACATGAAAACTGACGAGAACCATATCTACGTTTCGCCGGAGCTTTGTAACCAACTGGGTCTGCCCCATGATGCGGAATGGACCCTGCAAACTTGGATGGACTTACTGCATCCTGACGATCGACAGAAGGCGATCGATCACGCGCAGTCTTTTATGGACGGCAATGAAGAGAACTACATCAATTGGTTCCGCTTGCGTCATGCCAATGGAAGTTATCGCTGGATCGAATCACGCGGTTGCTACGTCCGGGACGAGTATGGTGAGTTGGTGCGATTCATGGGAACGCACCTCGACGTTACGGCTCAAAAGGCAGTCGAAAACGAGCTCCGGCGAAACTTGAAGGAAACCGAGGTGGTGAAGAAATCGTTGCAACGAAGCAACGATGACCTGGAACAGTTCGCGTACGTTGCCTCGCATGACTTGCGAGCACCGCTGCGAGGCTTGAAGCACTTGAATGATTGGATTCGAGAAGACGTTGCGGACGCCTCGGTTGAATTGCCTGAGTCGATCTCGGAACACCTCAGGAAAATGGAGGATCAGGTTCGGCGGATGGACTCGCTCCTATCTGGATTGCTGGAATATTCGCGAGTCGGACGACGGCAGCACATGCAGCGTGAAGTCAGCTTGATGGATATCCTCGATGACGCCGTCAAGATGGCAGGGGTGCCCAAGGGCTTTCGCGTGATCTATCCAGATCATTCCCCCACTTGGACGACCGTCCGAGAAATCCTGCAGCGGATATTCCAGAACTTGGTCGACAACGCGGTCAAACACCATGATCAAGAGACCGGCACGATCGAAATCGCTTGTGTTGAAAATGACGACGAATTCGTGTTCAGCGTGATCGACGACGGTCCAGGGATCGAAAGCAAGTTCAGAAGCCGGATATTCGAGATCTTTCAGACCCTGCGGAAGTCCAAGGATCAAGGCGCCACCAGCGGGTTGGGGCTCACCATCGTCAATAAACTTCTCAGTAACGTGGGTGGGTCAATTGAGGTTCTCGATGCGAAACCAAGGGGGGCGGAGTTCCGATTTGTCTGGCCAAAACAGCTGGAACTGTCTGAACCGGTAAATCCAGACAAATTACCCACAACGTAA